TTGGCGACGGCGACCGTCGGCGGGGCGTTGGGTCGTGTGTTGGCGCGACTGGGTGCAGATTGACAGTCGCATAGTGTGCGAGTTTCAAATCCATCCGCAACCGCAAATGAATTCATATAACACCGGTCAAAACGAGTTGGCGTAGTCGGCCAACGCGCAAACTTGGTTCACGAAGACAAAATCTAAAAACGTCAGGAGATATGGAAATTGCAAGAGTGCCGGCTTTGCCGTCACATGCTCCCTGAAAGGAGCAAGCGGATAGGGCGAGTTACCCCTTTTGGATAGCCTGCGTTGAGGGTTGGTGTGTCGAAGTGTCGATAGATGCGGTGATAGGATCTTCCCATATCGCATGTGGCGACAGGTCGATTAACACTTGTCATGTCGTCATGTAGACACGTAGTGGTATCGACATGCCGACAATCGCCATCATCAGCCAGAAGGGCGGCGCGGGTAAGACGACTCTCGCGCTCCACCTAGCCGCGGCCGCACAGGAAGCCGGCCGGGTCGCGCTCATCATCGATACCGATCCTCAGGCGACCGCGAGCCAATGGGCCGCATGGCGCCAAGATGCTCCGCCCGAGGTCATCGACAGTCCGCCGCCGCGCCTCGCCGCCAAGGTCGATGCTGCGACAGGGCAGGGAGCCGATTTCATCGTGATCGACACGCCGCCCCATGCCGACAGCGCCGCCCGCGCCGCGGTCGAGGTCGCCGACCTCGTACTGATCCCATGCCGCCCGAGCGCCTTCGACCTCTCGGCGATCCAGACCACGGCCAAACTTGTCCAGCTGCTCCGAAAGCCCGCGTTCGTCGTGTTCACCGCGGGCGCACCCAACGCGCCACGGATATACCAAGAGGCCGGCGAGCTGGTGGACAGCTTCGGCACCCCGCCATGCCCCATCCACCTCCCCGATCGCGCTGCCTATCGACACGCAAGCGGGGAAGGACGCACCGTCATGGAATACGAACCCACCGGCAAGGCCGCCGAGGACATCCGTCAATTCTACACGTGGACATGTCGACAGGTCGGATTGTCCACGCCGAAGCCCACTCGTAAGAGGAATACCGCATGAGCCGCAAGCCTAGTTTTGCCAACCTGCGGAGCGCAACCGCACCTGTTACGGTACCCGAAGCCGTGGTTGCTTCGATTGCACCAGCACCAGTCGCTGCTGCGACTCAAGGGCCGGCGAGCCGGCAAGGCCGCAAGCAGATCGCCGGGTTCTTTAGCCCAGAAATGTCGTTCGCGATGCATACCCTGGCACGGCGGCAGGGTCGGAGCCTTCAGGCATTGATGGCTGAGGCGTTTAACGACGTGCTGAGGAAGCACGGTGAGAGCCCGATTGGGGATTAGGCTGGACGTGCTTCCTTGTAGAATGACCGTCGACCCGTTCAGGCGACGCTATGTTCGTACATCCACTGCAGCGTCGCCGCGAGGCTGTACGGTTGCCAGTGCGGCAGGTTTTCGCGCAACAGCGTAGCATCGCCCCCGAGGACGGGAACGTCATTGACACGCATCAGGGCAGGGTTGGTACGAACCTCCAAAGAATGACCGGTGATCTCAATCAGCATGGCGAGAATATCGTCGATCGAGGACACGATACCGGTTCCGATATTTACCAGTTCAGGCGTCTTATCGGTGAGGACAAGTCCAGCATAAGCTTCAGCGACGGAGCGCACATCTCCAAAATCACGCTGGACCCAGGTGTTTCCCAACTCGATGAGGTTCGCCTCACGGCGGAAATGATCGATGATTTTGGGGATCAGATATTGCGTCTCCTGACCCACGCCGGTGTAATTGAAGGGCCGGGTGATCACGATATCCAACCGATCACGCCACAACTGCGCGCCTAGCTCCATCATCCACTTGCTGACGGCATAATGATTGCTGGGAGCAGGAACGGCGTCCTCAGCCACCAGACCCTTGGCACCGGGGCCATAGACCTGTGCACTGCTTGCGAGAACACAGCGCGTACCTGGCCTGGTGCGGGCGATGGCATCGAGCAGGTTGAATGTGCCGAGCTGATTCACCGAATAAAATGCATGCCAGTCGTCGCTGTCGATGAACGCGATCGCCGCAAGGTGGATCAGACGGTCGAACGGCGTCTCTTCTACCGCTTTGTCTACCGCGGCTGCGTCGCGCAGATCGACAGACAAGGGGATGCATGTCGCTCCTGCGGCGGTCAGTGCGTCGGCGACGAAGCGGCCGGTGAAACCACTCGACCCCGTCAGCGCTACTTGCATCAGAACGACCAACCGGCCGCGTTGCGACGCATGTCGGCCTCCACCATCAGCGCGGCCAACTCTTCTAGCCGAACGGTCGGCTCCCATCCTAGGTCCTGACGAGCCTTGGCGGGATCGCCGATCAGGAGCTCCACTTCGGCGGGGCGATAGAACTCGGGATTGATGCGGATCAGAATACGCCCGTCCTTACGATCGCGGCCGATTTCCTGTTCTTCGGCGCCCGACCAATCGATCGCGATACCGACCTGCGCGAAGGCGAGTTCGACGAAGCTGCGGACCGTCTCGGTCCGGTTGGTCGCGAGGACGAACGTATCGGGTACGTCATGCTGAAGCATTAGCCGCATACCCTCAACATAGTCCTTGGCATAACCCCAGTCGCGCTTCGCATCGAGGTTGCCGAGTTCGAGGATATCGGCCTTGCCCTGGGCGATCTTGGCGACGGTGTCGGTGATCTTGCGGGTGACGAACTCACGGCCGCGCAGCGGGGATTCGTGATTGAACAGGATGCCGCTAGTGCCGAATATACCGAAGCTTTCGCGATAATTGACCGTCAACCAATGCGCATAGAGCTTGGCAACACCATATGGACTGCGCGGGTAGAAGGGTGTGTCCTCACGCTGAGGGATGGCTTGGACCTTCCCGAACATCTCTGATGTCGACGCCTGATAAAAACGGATATCGCGATTGACGGTACGGATCGCTTCCAGAAGGTAGGCGGCGCCCAAGCCGGTAATCTGCCCGGTGGTGATCGGCTGATCGAATGACACGCCAACGAAACTCTGGGCTGCGAGATTGTAGATCTCGGTCGCTTCGGACGCCTCAATCAATCGGATGGCCGATCCCATGTCGGTGAGATCGTATTCAACGAGCTTCAGATTGGGATGGGCAGAGATGCCCAACTCGTCGATGCGCCAGAAATTGACTGAACTCGTCCGGCGATATGTGCCGAACACGGTGTAGCCACGGCTCAACAGGTTTTCGGCGAGATAGGCGCCGTCCTGTCCGCTGATCCCGGTTACGATCGCTGATTTGGTCATGTCTTGTCCTGCTGATTCTGGAAGCGCTGCAGTCTCGAAAGACGCGGGTGCTCTGGTGGTGCCTTAGAAGCGAGCGCCTCGAATATCTACTAGCCGATCGGTCCCATACTCCTACTAGTCCTCGCCGAGATGCTATTGTAGGATCTGCGCTAGCTGCAAGCCGGTTTCGACGCGGCCGACGATCATGTCCGGACCCTGTCGAGGACACGGGACGCAACGATCCGTCTCAACCTGAAGCTTTCGTAATGGAGTCGTGTTTGCCCAAGCTTATCCGTGTCATCGCATCAGGCGACGACCGTTGCGCCACGTGATGATCCGTCGAGTCCAGGCCCGTGGCAGAATGATCCTCGACGCCGTCAAGGACGCTTGGGTCAAGACGATCCTCGCGGTTGGCACCATTCCTGGACGGAAAGCGCGGGACACGACGACGGGTCGGCGGCATATCTTCATGATCGACGACCTGCTGCCCGATCCTGTGTTCGGCGCCGGCTATCCACGCGCCTTCGCGATCGTGCGTTCGTTGCTGCGGGCCGGGCATGACGTGACCTACTATCCCATGCAATCGACTCGTGCCAACCGGATCCGGATGGATATGGCGTTTGGGGGTGCCGTGCGGTTCCACACTGGGGGGGGCGCCAGAGGTCTTCGACGCCTGCTGTGGCGCGCCGGATCCGGCTTCGACACCATATTTGTCAGCCGTCCGGGACCGATGCAAGCTTTCGCAGAAGCCCGGTGGCAATCCGTCGGCAACCACGCCCGCCCGACAATCATCTATGACGCAGAGGCAGTCCTGTCGCCGCGTGAGGCACGACGACGGGTTCTCTTCGATCTGCCTTGGTCCGACGAGCAATATCGATCCGCGCTTGCAGCAGAACTCGGTCTCGCGCGTGGCGCCGATAAGGTGACGGCCGTTGGAAAGGGGGATGCCGGGATCATCGCTTCGGTCCTCGATACGCCCGTCTTCGTGCTACCGCATCCGGTAACGATTCGGCCGGAAACGCCGGGATTTACCGACCGCCATGATATCCTGTTCGTGGGAAGATTGACCGGGCCCTCCTCCTCGACGCCGAACGTCGATTCGATCGTCTGGTTTCTGACCGCGGTCATGCCACGATTGGATAGCCTGATGGGGACCGACTACAGGCTGCATATCGTCGGCATGACCTCTTCGGACGAAATTACCGCTTTGGTGTCCGATCGTGTCGTGTTGCACGGCATAGTCGAGGATCTCGCGCCATTGTACGATCGATGCCGTATCTTCGTCGCACCGACCCGCTACGCGGCCGGCATTCCGTTGAAGGTGGTCGAAGCGATGGGGCAGGGCATTCCTTGCGTCGCGACCCCTCTGCTGGGCGAACAGCTTGCGACCAGGCCGGACGAACTGGCGACCGGCGGATCACCCGAGGTATTTGCTCATACATGTAGACAGCTCTACACTGATCAGGCCGTATGGTATCGTGCACGGCAGGCGGGGCTGGCCCATGTCGAGCGACATTACTCCCCAGAGGTGTTCGATCGTCTCGTTCGGGACGTGATCGCCGGCGACGCTGCAGGATTGACGTCGGGCACGGGCTGACCGTCACGTCTTCGACACGCTGTACCTTGACGATGGATCGGCTATGGCCGGGCCGATGTCGGTGCGTCGTTCTATCGTCTGGGCCTTTTCAGGCCAGTTTGTTGCCTTCGTTGTCCAATTCATAGGGTTGATCGTCATCTCGCGGCTGCTCTCGCCACGCGAGATCGGCATCTATGCGATCGCGATGGCGGCGCTGGGGGTTATCCAGGTCTTTACAACCTTCGGGATCGCCTCGTTCGTCGTACGCGAGGCCGAGATGCCGTCGCATACGCTGGAATCGGCCTTTACCGTCAACGCCATCCTGATCGCAAGCCTGACCCTCGTGTTGCTCGGGCTGAGCTTTGCCGCAGGCCCGATACTCGGGGCGCCGGAAGCCGGATCGGTGTTGCGCATCGTCGCGATCGGCAATCTCTTCGCGATCCTCAACTTCCGTCCGATGGCGATGCTGCAGCGGGAAATGCAGTTCAAACGGTTATCGATGATCACCGTGGCCAACGTCAGCATGCAGACGGTCGCGACGATCGGCTTCGCGCTTGCGGGAGCGAGCTACATGAGTTCGGCCTATGCGTCGGTTCTCGCGGCAATGACTACGGCGGTAATGACGTTCGCTTTCGGACGGCGTCACGTCGGCTTCGGTATGTCGCTGGCCGGATGGCGGCCGATCACGACCTTTGGGTTGCAAATGATGTCGGTGAGCGGCGTCGCCTTGCTCACCGGCAGGCTGTCGGATCTGCTGCTCGGCCGGATGTTGGGCGTGACGTCGCTCGGCCTGTATGGCCGTGCATCGCAACTGTCGGCGATCATCTTCGACAATCTATACGGCACTGCGACGCGTGTCGTGTTCGTCCAGCTGTCGAAAGATTATCGCGAAGATGGCGACTGGCGCGGCACGTATCTGCGCAGCTTTGCGATGATCACCGCCTTCATGTGGCCATTCCTGATCGGTCTGGCGATCCTGTCGCGACCCGCGATCTATCTTCTCTATGGCGAGGAATGGCTGCCCGCGGCACTGCCGCTGTCCGCCTTGATGATCGCGCAGTTCATCGGTGTCGCCTTTGGCATGAACTGGGAGCTGTTCGTACTGCGCGGCGAAACCGGACGGCAGGCGCGCTATGAAGTTGCGCGGCTGGTGTTCGGCGTACCCATCTTCGTGGTCGGCTGTCTGTTCGGCATCGTGGCGGCGGCTATCGCCAAGATCTTCGATGCGTTGATAGGCCTCGTCCTCTATTATCCGCATGTCCGCCGGTTGGCGGAACTCGATGCCAGTGCGATCCCCCGTGTCTATCGTGACAGCGCGATATTAACCGTGGCAGCGGTACTGCCCGCAGCGATTGCGATGATCGTGTACCGGGCATCGCCCTATACGCCGATATCGGTCGTCGTCGGTGTCGTATTGGCAGGTATCGCTTTGTGGTTGGGGGTGATCGTGGCGACGAACCATCCTCTGCGCGAGGAAATGGCCTTGGTCCTGCGTAAGCTGCGACGTTCGCCGGCGTCGTCCTGAACGATACGTCAATGGGCCGGTCAGGCGGAGGCAAGCCTTGCCTGATTGGTGAAATAGGCACGGATCGCCGTCTCGATCGCCGGATCGGTGAGCCGCTCCAGCTGGCGTCGCCCGCGCGCCACCCAGTCGGCGCGGACGGCGGGATCGAGCATCTCTTCCATGGCGGCCGCGATATCGTCGGGCGATGTCGGATCGATCAGCCGAGCACCATCGCCGCCGACCTCCGCTTGCGACCCGCCCCGTCCAGCGATCACCGGGATAGCTGCCTGAAAGCCTTCTGCGATCGCCATGCCGTATCCCTCGTATAGAGAGGGGTAGATCATCGCCTGGCTTTCGCCCAGGATCTTGAACTTGGTGTCATGGTCGACGTAGCCGGTCAGAACGACACGATCGTTCAGCCCCAAGGCATCGATGACAGGTTGTACTGCAGTGTAGTTGGATCCCACCAATATCAATCGATACTCGGGGTGATAACGGACGAAACACGCGAAAGCCTGAAGTAGAACGTCGATCTTCTTCCGGAAATCGACCCCGCCGACATACACGAACTGTCGCTTGGGCGCGACTGGCGCTTGCCGATCGACATCCTTCAGGCGGATCGGATAGGACGTCACGTCACGACGATGGAAAATCCGTCGGATGTCGATCGCGCTTTGCTGCGAAATCGTCAGTATCGCGTCGGCGCGCGCTACCGCAACAAGCTGAGCCATTGTTTCGGCATTGGCGGAAGGATGGCGCAAAAGACGCTTCCATGCCGAAACATAATATTGACGGAAAAAAATATAGGGGATGACGTCTAGCAGTCCGAGGACATAGCGGGTCCCCGCAGTCTTTCTCAACGGTATCCCACGATTGGCGCCGGTGAAGTACACATCATAGCCACCTGTCGCCAGATGGCGGGGCAGG
This sequence is a window from Sphingomonadaceae bacterium OTU29LAMAA1. Protein-coding genes within it:
- a CDS encoding AAA family ATPase gives rise to the protein MPTIAIISQKGGAGKTTLALHLAAAAQEAGRVALIIDTDPQATASQWAAWRQDAPPEVIDSPPPRLAAKVDAATGQGADFIVIDTPPHADSAARAAVEVADLVLIPCRPSAFDLSAIQTTAKLVQLLRKPAFVVFTAGAPNAPRIYQEAGELVDSFGTPPCPIHLPDRAAYRHASGEGRTVMEYEPTGKAAEDIRQFYTWTCRQVGLSTPKPTRKRNTA
- a CDS encoding GDP-mannose 4,6-dehydratase; its protein translation is MQVALTGSSGFTGRFVADALTAAGATCIPLSVDLRDAAAVDKAVEETPFDRLIHLAAIAFIDSDDWHAFYSVNQLGTFNLLDAIARTRPGTRCVLASSAQVYGPGAKGLVAEDAVPAPSNHYAVSKWMMELGAQLWRDRLDIVITRPFNYTGVGQETQYLIPKIIDHFRREANLIELGNTWVQRDFGDVRSVAEAYAGLVLTDKTPELVNIGTGIVSSIDDILAMLIEITGHSLEVRTNPALMRVNDVPVLGGDATLLRENLPHWQPYSLAATLQWMYEHSVA
- the gmd gene encoding GDP-mannose 4,6-dehydratase; this encodes MTKSAIVTGISGQDGAYLAENLLSRGYTVFGTYRRTSSVNFWRIDELGISAHPNLKLVEYDLTDMGSAIRLIEASEATEIYNLAAQSFVGVSFDQPITTGQITGLGAAYLLEAIRTVNRDIRFYQASTSEMFGKVQAIPQREDTPFYPRSPYGVAKLYAHWLTVNYRESFGIFGTSGILFNHESPLRGREFVTRKITDTVAKIAQGKADILELGNLDAKRDWGYAKDYVEGMRLMLQHDVPDTFVLATNRTETVRSFVELAFAQVGIAIDWSGAEEQEIGRDRKDGRILIRINPEFYRPAEVELLIGDPAKARQDLGWEPTVRLEELAALMVEADMRRNAAGWSF
- a CDS encoding glycosyltransferase family 4 protein yields the protein MILDAVKDAWVKTILAVGTIPGRKARDTTTGRRHIFMIDDLLPDPVFGAGYPRAFAIVRSLLRAGHDVTYYPMQSTRANRIRMDMAFGGAVRFHTGGGARGLRRLLWRAGSGFDTIFVSRPGPMQAFAEARWQSVGNHARPTIIYDAEAVLSPREARRRVLFDLPWSDEQYRSALAAELGLARGADKVTAVGKGDAGIIASVLDTPVFVLPHPVTIRPETPGFTDRHDILFVGRLTGPSSSTPNVDSIVWFLTAVMPRLDSLMGTDYRLHIVGMTSSDEITALVSDRVVLHGIVEDLAPLYDRCRIFVAPTRYAAGIPLKVVEAMGQGIPCVATPLLGEQLATRPDELATGGSPEVFAHTCRQLYTDQAVWYRARQAGLAHVERHYSPEVFDRLVRDVIAGDAAGLTSGTG
- a CDS encoding oligosaccharide flippase family protein translates to MSVRRSIVWAFSGQFVAFVVQFIGLIVISRLLSPREIGIYAIAMAALGVIQVFTTFGIASFVVREAEMPSHTLESAFTVNAILIASLTLVLLGLSFAAGPILGAPEAGSVLRIVAIGNLFAILNFRPMAMLQREMQFKRLSMITVANVSMQTVATIGFALAGASYMSSAYASVLAAMTTAVMTFAFGRRHVGFGMSLAGWRPITTFGLQMMSVSGVALLTGRLSDLLLGRMLGVTSLGLYGRASQLSAIIFDNLYGTATRVVFVQLSKDYREDGDWRGTYLRSFAMITAFMWPFLIGLAILSRPAIYLLYGEEWLPAALPLSALMIAQFIGVAFGMNWELFVLRGETGRQARYEVARLVFGVPIFVVGCLFGIVAAAIAKIFDALIGLVLYYPHVRRLAELDASAIPRVYRDSAILTVAAVLPAAIAMIVYRASPYTPISVVVGVVLAGIALWLGVIVATNHPLREEMALVLRKLRRSPASS
- a CDS encoding glycosyltransferase, which encodes MRWEQVDLPRHLATGGYDVYFTGANRGIPLRKTAGTRYVLGLLDVIPYIFFRQYYVSAWKRLLRHPSANAETMAQLVAVARADAILTISQQSAIDIRRIFHRRDVTSYPIRLKDVDRQAPVAPKRQFVYVGGVDFRKKIDVLLQAFACFVRYHPEYRLILVGSNYTAVQPVIDALGLNDRVVLTGYVDHDTKFKILGESQAMIYPSLYEGYGMAIAEGFQAAIPVIAGRGGSQAEVGGDGARLIDPTSPDDIAAAMEEMLDPAVRADWVARGRRQLERLTDPAIETAIRAYFTNQARLASA